The Antennarius striatus isolate MH-2024 chromosome 11, ASM4005453v1, whole genome shotgun sequence genome window below encodes:
- the ercc6 gene encoding DNA excision repair protein ERCC-6, translating to MPVEGSEDQLPSALSSPASAALTPGGAEEDGAAGGSVICSLPENSQGSEDAATYRSNTGSGEGNSGGKKSGALLHINRQRIQAASASSGADELHGLGVAVYDQDVLEQGVLQQVDEAIHEANQVAAKAEAEKEYQSVLDDVRSVTTSLKHINKIIEQLTPYAASSKDISRKIESVKRQKENKEKQLKKVRAKQKRLQAFLGGEDIQRVEAEYLADEDGEEEAGPSTLGSMLMPSQETEWEELIRTGHMTPFGTRIPQKEVKKEPRKVMLAENSAFDQYLADQAKLATERKRGPLSKKKRSAAVSPDGRRKTKSLKSSSKDKKMRKRMQKLQITALKAHPKARPKEEPKPPKRRRKHTEEEEMDSEGSEYVPSDEGIDPDQEEREAMEEGFGEDDEEEYELKPYQRKTEGKRRKKFKKEESEEDYCPDSSDEEEDEKSKEKKCKDDGNVEYYRQRIRRWKRQRLREREEKRERGEDLTDDSDEEFDEGFKVPGFLWKKLFKYQQTGVRWLWELHCQQAGGILGDEMGLGKTIQVICFLAGLSYSKLRTRGSNYRYAGLGPTIIVCPATVMHQWVKEFHNWWPPFRVAVLHETGSFTSNKAKLIPEIASCHGVLITSYSAVRIMQDTLQRWDWHYVILDEGHKIRNPNAGVTIACKQFRTPHRFILSGSPMQNNLKELWSLFDFVFPGKLGTLPVFMEQFSVPITMGGYSNASPVQVQTAFKCASVLRDAINPYLLRRMKADVKANLSLPDKNEQVLFCRLTEDQRSVYQSFLDSKEVYQILNGDMQVFSGLIALRKICNHPDLFSGGPRMLKGIPEDQLTEEEHFGFWKRSGKLIVVESLLRLWFKQGQRVLLFTQSRQMLDILEVFLRENNYSYVKMDGTTTIASRQPLIARYNEDKSIFIFLLTTKVGGLGVNLTGANRVIIYDPDWNPSTDTQARERAWRIGQKHQVTIYRLLTAGTIEEKIYHRQIFKQFLTNRVLKDPKQRRFFKSNDIYELFTLSDPDGTHGTETSAIFAGTGSDVKAPRKIERPRSSLTMKHGSHVYKNSLNWNNTGADNGHPSNISSVRVGTNTPCSENSQDKPNTSVDCQSTNQTCANIDPNISATTQQTRQNNGDLVSTKLALKNSNSSSFYQHEHKFPLTSPQKHREKRKHCNSAESTNHRHKKHKHVKDGRFEGHRISHLVKKRTHKKEDHEPDDQKKSDDYVLAKLFRKSGIHSVMQHDTIMESSNPDYVLVEAEATRVAKDALKALKISRQQCRLPYNRAPPPPARKRFGQKKNSLLVAPPVQSVPTPSKCKDAAIIKNSVSKKPGSRAHFSGEGLESESDSAPLSSSALLAKMKVRNYLSLPSSQRDEEEENQGAQETSSSPPPHAEHDELLVDLRNFVAFQGHVDGQATTQEVLEYFKPRLTEQQAPVFRELLRSICDFHRTSGQEGMWRLKEHFR from the exons ATGCCCGTGGAGGGTTCAGAGGACCAGCTCCCCTCCGCTCTGTCCAGTCCTGCTAGTGCTGCCCTTACGCCTGGAGGggcagaggaggatggagctgcaggaggatcAGTAATCTGCTCTTTGCCTGAAAATAGTCAGGGTTCAGAGGATGCTGCAACCTATCGGTCCAACACTGGTTCTGGGGAGGGCAACAGCG GTGGCAAGAAGTCTGGAGCCTTGcttcacatcaacagacagcgTATCCAAGCAGCATCTGCCAGTTCTGGAGCTGATGAACTTCATGGTCTTGGAGTGGCCGTGTATGACCAGGATGTCCTTGAGCAAGGAGTACTGCAACAAGTGGATGAAGCAATTCATGAGGCCAATCAGGTTGCTGCTAAAGCCGAGGCTGAGAAGGAATACCAGTCTGTGCTTGATGATGTCAG gtctgTAACGACATCACTGAAACATATCAACAAGATTATTGAGCAGCTGACTCCTTATGCTGCTTCCAGTAAGGATATCAGCAGAAAGATTGAATCtgtcaaaagacaaaaagaaaataag GAGAAACAGCTCAAGAAAGTAAGAGCCAAGCAGAAGAGACTACAGGCCTTTCTGGGAGGAGAGGACATCCAGCGGGTGGAAGCAGAGTATTTGGCAGATGAGGATGGCGAGGAAG AAGCTGGACCGTCCACCCTGGGCAGCATGCTCATGCCATCTCAGGAGACGGAATGGGAGGAGCTTATACgaacaggtcacatgactcctttTGGTACACGAATCCCgcagaaggaggtgaagaaggagccTCGAAAAGTGATGCTTGCTGAGAACTCAGCCTTTGATCAGTACTTGGCAGACCAGGCCAAACTGGCTACTGAGAGGAAGAGGGGCCCTCTTtcgaaaaagaaaagaagtgcTGCAGTTAGTCCCGATGGCAGAAGAAAAACCAAAAGTCTTAAGTCCTCTTCCAAGGATAAAAAAATGAGGAAGCGCATGCAGAAGCTTCAGATAACAGCTCTGAAGGCCCATCCAAAGGCTCGGCCCAAGGAAGAGCCAAAGCCCCCAAAGCGAAGAAGGAAACAcactgaggaagaagagatggaCAGTGAAGGGTCAGAGTACGTCCCTAGTGATGAGGGTATAGATCCTGACCAAGAGGAAAGAGAAGCCATGGAAGAGGGTTTTggggaggatgatgaagaggagtatGAGTTGAAGCCGTATCAAAGAAAAACTGAggggaaaaggaggaaaaaatttaaaaaagaggaGAGCGAGGAAGACTACTGCCCTGATAGttcagatgaagaggaagatgagaagagtaaagagaaaaaatgtaaagatgatGGCAATGTGGAGTACTACAGACAGCGAATAAG GAGATGGAAGCGACAGCGTCTtcgggagagggaggagaaaagagaaCGAGGCGAGGACCTTactgatgacagtgatgaagaATTTGATGAAGGCTTCAAAGTGCCTGGTTTTCTCTGGAAAAAACTTTTCAA GTACCAGCAGACTGGCGTACGGTGGTTGTGGGAACTTCACTGTCAACAGGCAGGTGGCATCCTGGGAGATGAGATGGGTTTGGGAAAAACCATCCAGGTCATCTGCTTTTTGGCTGGACTCAGCTATAGCAAACTAAGGACCAGAGGATCCaactacag GTATGCGGGTCTGGGTCCGACCATTATTGTGTGTCCAGCTACAGTCATGCACCAGTGGGTCAAGGAGTTCCACAATTGGTGGCCTCCTTTCAGGGTGGCTGTTTTACATGAAACTGGCTCTTTTACTAGCAACAAG GCCAAACTCATTCCGGAGATAGCGTCATGTCATGGTGTTCTTATAACTTCATATTCAGCTGTGAGAATTATGCAAGACACCTTGCAGCGCTGGGATTGGCACTACGTTATATTGGATGAAGGCCATAAGATCAGGAACCCAAATGCTGGAGTTACCATTGCCTGTAAACAG TTTCGCACTCCCCACAGGTTCATCTTGTCAGGATCACCCATGCAGAACAATCTGAAGGAGTTGTGGTCTTTGTTTGACTTTGTCTTTCCTGGAAAGCTGGGGACTTTGCCGGTCTTCATGGAGCAGTTTTCTGTTCCAATTACCATGGGAGGATACAGCAATGCCTCACCTGTACAG GTCCAGACGGCTTTTAAGTGTGCAAGTGTGCTGAGGGACGCCATAAATCCTTACCTGCTCAGAAGAATGAAGGCAGACGTGAAGGCCAACCTCTCCTTACCTGACAAAAACGAACAG GTTCTCTTTTGCAGATTGACAGAAGACCAGCGGAGCGTGTATCAGAGCTTCTTAGATTCAAAAGAGGTCTACCAGATCCTAAACGGGGACATGCAG GTGTTCTCAGGATTGATAGCCCTGCGCAAGATCTGTAACCATCCAGACCTTTTCTCTGGGGGCCCCAGGATGTTGAAGGGAATCCCAGAAGACCAGCTCACTGAAGAGGAGCACTTTGGCTTTTGGAAACGCTCAGGAAAGCTTATAGTTGTGGAGTCGCTGCTTCGTCTCTGGTTCAAACAAGGCCAGAGAGTCCTTCTCTTCACTCAGTCCAGACAG ATGCTGGATATCCTTGAGGTGTTTCTCAGAGAGAATAACTACTCGTATGTGAAAATGGATGGCACCACCACAATAGCTTCCCGACAGCCCCTCATTGCTCGCTACAACGAG GACAAATCCATTTTTATCTTCTTGTTGACAACAAAAGTGGGAGGATTGGGAGTCAATCTGACTGGAGCCAACAGAGTCATCATCTATGACCCAGACTGGAACCccagtacagacacacag GCACGGGAGCGGGCATGGAGGATAGGTCAGAAGCATCAAGTGACAATCTACAGGCTGCTGACTGCAGGGACCATTGAGGAGAAAATCTACCACCG GCAAATCTTCAAACAGTTTCTGACCAATCGTGTTCTGAAGGATCCCAAACAAAGACGATTCTTCAAATCGAATGATATCTATGAGCTCTTCACTCTGTCTGATCCTGATGGAACTCATGGAACTGAAACCAGTGCCATATTTGCAG GCACAGGTTCTGATGTCAAGGCACCCAGAAAAATTGAGAGGCCAAGATCATCACTCACAATGAAACATGGGAGCCATGTGTATAAAAACTCACTGAACTGGAATAATACTGGTGCAGATAATGGACACCCCTCAAACATTTCTTCAGTAAGAGTGGGAACTAATACTCCTTGCAGTGAAAACTCTCAGGATAAACCGAATACCTCAGTAGACTGTCAAAGCACCAACCAAACCTGTGCAAATATAGATCCAAATATTTCAGcaactacacaacaaacacgACAAAATAATGGAGATTTGGTTTCGACCAAACTAGCTTTGAAAAACTCAAACTCATCCAGCTTTTACCAGCACGAACACAAGTTTCCCCTGACGAGTCCACAGAAACATCGGGAAAAGAGGAAGCACTGCAACTCGGCTGAATCAACAAATCACAGACATAAGAAACACAAGCACGTCAAGGACGGTCGTTTTGAAGGCCATCGCATCTCTCACCTGGTGAAAAAAAGGACTCACAAGAAAGAAGACCACGAGCCAGATGATCAGAAGAAATCAGACGATTATGTTTTGGCAAAACTATTCCGAAAATCtg GTATCCACAGTGTGATGCAACATGACACCATCATGGAGTCCTCTAACCCTGACTACGTTCTTGTGGAGGCAGAAGCCACCAGAGTGGCAAAAGATGCCCTGAAAGCTCTAAAGATTTCTCGCCAGCAGTGCAGGCTGCCCTACAAcagagctcctcctccacctgcacG GAAACGCTTTggacaaaagaaaaattctCTGCTGGTTGCACCCCCTGTTCAGTCTGTCCCCACTCCAAGCAAATGCAAG gATGCTGCTATAATAAAGAATTCCGTTTCAAAGAAGCCTGGCTCAAGAGCTCATTTCAGTGGGGAGGGGTTAGAAAGTGAGTCAGACTCAGCCCCGCTGTCCTCCTCCGCCCTGTTGGCAAAGATGAAAGTCCGTAATTACCTCAGCCTTCCCTCCAGccaaagagatgaagaagaagagaaccAAGGAGCTCAAGAAACGAGCTCCTCCCCACCTCCACACGCCGAGCACGATGAGCTGCTGGTGGATTTGCGTAACTTTGTAGCCTTCCAGGGCCATGTAGACGGACAGGCCACCACTCAGGAAGTGCTGGAATATTTCAAACCGAGGCTGACGGAACAGCAGGCGCCTGTATTCCGAGAGCTGCTCAGGAGCATCTGTGACTTCCACAGGACGTCGGGACAGGAAGGGATGTGGAGACTGAAGGAACACTTCCGCTGA